A part of Hydrogenobacter sp. T-8 genomic DNA contains:
- a CDS encoding oligopeptide/dipeptide ABC transporter ATP-binding protein, producing the protein MKEELLRIEKLSKVFTVGLFSKRFIWAVKEVSFEIGYGEIFSLVGESGSGKSTIGKVILRLEKPTSGRVLFEGKDPFQMGKEYTRLVSVVFQDPRSSLNPRMKVGEIVQEPLLVHGEKDRKEKVLQALLMAGLEESFLERRPEELSGGQRQRVAIARAIVLKPKLIVADEPTSALDMSYRAGILELFLKLKEEGISTLLITHDIRAVEKVSDRVGVLYRGKLVELGLSKDVLKNPLHPYTQYLLGTVPARHPSQRKEFIEDFVEESLPSPCPFFSQCKYRIKECKQEVREVNQNGRLVSCNLY; encoded by the coding sequence ATGAAAGAGGAGCTACTTCGTATAGAAAAACTTTCCAAGGTCTTCACCGTTGGTCTATTCTCCAAGAGGTTTATCTGGGCGGTAAAGGAGGTAAGCTTTGAGATAGGATATGGAGAGATATTCTCTCTTGTGGGAGAGTCTGGGTCTGGAAAAAGCACTATTGGTAAAGTTATTCTTAGACTTGAAAAACCAACCTCGGGAAGAGTTCTTTTTGAAGGTAAAGACCCCTTCCAAATGGGAAAAGAATACACAAGGCTTGTCTCAGTGGTTTTCCAAGATCCAAGGAGCTCTCTAAACCCGCGCATGAAAGTGGGAGAAATAGTGCAAGAGCCACTGCTCGTTCACGGAGAAAAAGACAGAAAAGAGAAGGTGCTTCAGGCTTTGCTTATGGCAGGGCTTGAGGAGAGTTTTCTGGAAAGAAGACCAGAAGAGCTCTCTGGAGGTCAAAGACAAAGGGTAGCCATAGCACGAGCTATAGTCCTAAAACCCAAGCTCATAGTGGCAGATGAGCCTACCTCAGCCCTTGATATGAGCTATAGGGCAGGCATATTAGAGCTTTTTCTCAAGCTAAAGGAAGAAGGTATAAGCACTCTGCTTATAACCCACGATATAAGGGCGGTTGAAAAGGTTTCTGATAGAGTGGGCGTTCTATACAGAGGAAAACTCGTAGAGCTTGGTCTATCAAAGGATGTGCTCAAGAATCCTCTGCATCCCTACACTCAGTATCTTTTAGGCACAGTTCCTGCAAGGCATCCTTCTCAGAGAAAGGAGTTCATTGAAGATTTTGTAGAAGAAAGCCTGCCAAGCCCTTGCCCCTTCTTCTCCCAGTGCAAGTATAGAATAAAAGAATGTAAGCAGGAAGTTAGGGAGGTAAACCAGAATGGACGGCTCGTCTCATGCAATCTATACTGA